The proteins below come from a single Roseiflexus sp. RS-1 genomic window:
- a CDS encoding DUF433 domain-containing protein, which translates to MTEQQLLERITLNPKVMVGKPVIKGTRLTVEYVLNLLAHGATAAEILEEYQGLAPEDIQACLLFATKSLANTTFVPLLEPT; encoded by the coding sequence ATGACGGAACAACAACTTCTTGAGCGTATTACCCTCAATCCCAAAGTTATGGTTGGCAAGCCAGTCATCAAGGGAACACGCTTGACCGTAGAATATGTGCTTAATCTGCTGGCTCATGGGGCGACAGCCGCAGAGATTCTTGAAGAATATCAAGGGCTAGCCCCCGAAGATATTCAAGCGTGTTTATTGTTTGCCACAAAGTCTCTTGCAAACACCACATTTGTACCGTTGTTGGAACCAACATAA
- a CDS encoding ParE family toxin-like protein, translating into MKSQTTRSFWQHYWALPPEIRQRARQAYKLWREDSAHPSLFFKRVKESQPVYSVRIGLGYRALGFTER; encoded by the coding sequence ATGAAATCACAAACTACCCGATCATTCTGGCAACATTACTGGGCTTTACCACCAGAAATTCGCCAGCGGGCGCGGCAAGCCTACAAGTTGTGGCGAGAGGATTCAGCCCATCCAAGCCTTTTCTTCAAACGCGTGAAAGAGAGCCAGCCTGTTTACTCAGTGCGCATTGGTTTGGGATACAGAGCGCTTGGATTTACTGAAAGGTGA
- a CDS encoding HepT-like ribonuclease domain-containing protein, which yields MSRSTVEYVRHILDETGYLMDRAQGLSWDQFMCDETLKRAFVRSLEIIGEASKKIPDDFKQKYGHLEWRAMAGMRDRLIHGYFGVDYGIVWDVVTNKIPILHQAIKEIIEAEISPR from the coding sequence ATGTCCCGCTCGACAGTTGAATACGTGCGTCATATCTTGGACGAGACCGGATATTTGATGGATCGAGCGCAAGGGCTAAGCTGGGATCAATTTATGTGCGATGAAACGTTGAAGCGTGCGTTCGTGCGTAGTCTCGAGATCATTGGTGAAGCGTCAAAGAAGATACCGGATGACTTCAAGCAAAAGTACGGTCACCTGGAATGGCGAGCGATGGCTGGTATGCGTGACCGATTGATCCATGGCTACTTTGGGGTTGATTACGGTATCGTCTGGGATGTTGTGACAAACAAGATACCTATACTCCATCAGGCAATCAAAGAGATCATTGAAGCAGAGATCTCTCCCCGGTAA
- a CDS encoding nucleotidyltransferase family protein: protein MGVQTKEQILSLIQEHQSQIRNLGVRRLGLFGSFVRRQQDSNSDIDVLVEFESGRKTFDNFIQLAVFLEELFARRVELVTPEALSPYIGPHILREVEYVPLDS, encoded by the coding sequence GAAAGAGCAAATCCTATCCCTTATCCAGGAACATCAGAGCCAAATCAGGAACTTAGGCGTCAGAAGGCTGGGCCTGTTTGGTTCTTTTGTCCGTCGGCAACAGGATAGCAATAGCGACATAGATGTCCTGGTGGAATTCGAATCGGGTCGCAAGACGTTCGACAACTTTATACAACTTGCCGTGTTTCTGGAGGAGTTGTTTGCCCGGCGAGTCGAACTTGTTACACCTGAGGCTCTGAGTCCTTACATTGGTCCGCATATCCTGCGGGAGGTTGAATATGTCCCGCTCGACAGTTGA